DNA from Bordetella genomosp. 13:
ACCCGCCGCGGCATGGTGCTGATCGATCCGTCGTACGAGGACAAGCGCGACTATCGCCGCACGCTGCTCACGGTGAAGGAAGGATTGAAGCGCTTCGCCACCGGCACATATGTCGTGTGGTACCCGCTGGTGCAGCGCGTCGAGGCGGGCGAACTGGCGCGCCAGCTGCAGCACCTGCAGGTCAAGAACTGGCTGAACGTCACGCTGGCCGTGAAGAAGCCCGCGTCCGATGGCTTTGGGCTGCACGGCAGCGGAATGTTCCTGGTGAATCCGCCGTATACGCTGCACGACGCATTGAAGACGGCCATGCCGTTCCTGGCGCGCGAACTGGCGCAGGACGACCGGGCGGGATTCACGCTGGATCATCGCGCGGCGTGATGCGTCGCGCGGTGGGATCGGGCCCGTTGGGACGTGCGGATTCCTAGCGGGGCGGCCGCGGTTTCGATGCCTGTCGCAGACGATGGATACTCGAATGCGGGGCTTGCGCGATCGTCTTCCACGCCGCGACCTTGTCGCGCGCCCATCGTATCGCCCAATCGAACTCCGGCTGAAACGGCGAACGGATATTGGCCCAGGCGTGAGACTGGGTCGGCCGCTTGCCCAAATGATCCAGCGCCTCGTCGATGCCGTCCAGTTTGGCGGCAAGCAACACCGCCAGCTCCTGTTCGGGTACCGCTTCCACGGGTCCTTCATTTTGAAGCATGACCCAATCGAAAAGGTCTCGCGCGGTGAGGGCCCAACCGCGGAGAAACAGCTTCTTGGCCAGGACCTCTGCGGGTGGCTCCAGAGGTAGCAACGTCTCGGCCGCCGGGGGGTTCCAGAGGTCCGCGTCGACCAAGAGCGGCGCGGAGACGACAAAATCGATCTCACCCTCGGCGAAGCGCAGCTTGACGTGGATATTGTCCTCGTTATAGCCCCTGATCTCGTCGTCGAAGCGATCGTTCAGACGCGGCGATACGAAGGGCAACCAGCCCGGAGAGTCGACGAAGAGATCGATATCGTCACTGATGCGATGGTTCAGGGCGAGCATCAGGCGCGTCCCGCCCCCCAGGGCAGGCGAGAAAGATTCGCCGCCATGCCGACGGCCATCGTCGATCGAGGATCTGCTGCATGGAAACGGCCATCACAGCACGCCCTCCAGCGCTTCCTCCCAGGTGAGCGACCTCGGACCGTCCCATTCTTTCCGGACGTGTTCGTACAGCGCCTGAGCCTCTTCCAGCCGCACGCCCGCCTCGAAGCAGGCACGGCCGACGATCTCGGGCGAGAGTTCGACGAACATAGTTGCAAGCAGCTCTTTCGCCAAATCACTGGCGAACACTGAATCGAGATTGCCCGTCCTGAACGCGGCGGCTACGTCCTGCGGACGCACGACGGCACCGTAGGGCGCGTTCAGATGCGTGGCAATGAGATTCAGGTACGCGGTGGCGGGCATCCGGATATCCTCGACGGGCAGTTCCGGTCTACGGACCGGGTTGCCGGCCATTATCGCTCCGGAATCGCCGCCGCGACACCGGTGTACGCCCGGCGCCGATTACCGTCACAAGCGCCTGTTGTTCTCGCCAGGTGGCATGGCAGCCTATCGAATCGAACGCCGGCCAGATGAATCGCCCCGTCTGGCCGGCCTGCCCGTCCTCAGACCTGCGCGGCCGATACCGCTGCCTGCGCCTCGGCGCGTGCGCGCTCCTGCGCCTGGGCCAGCTTCGCCTGCGCGTCGCGCAGCGCGGTGCGCAGCCCTTCCTCAACCACAGGGTGGTAGAACGGCATCTCGAGCATGCGGGCCACGGTCAGTTCCTGCTGCGCCGCCCAGGCCAGCAGGTGGCCGATGTGCTCGGCGCTCGGCCCCACCATCTCGGCCCCCAGGAAGCGGCCGGTCTCGATGTCGGCA
Protein-coding regions in this window:
- a CDS encoding nucleotidyl transferase AbiEii/AbiGii toxin family protein; translation: MLALNHRISDDIDLFVDSPGWLPFVSPRLNDRFDDEIRGYNEDNIHVKLRFAEGEIDFVVSAPLLVDADLWNPPAAETLLPLEPPAEVLAKKLFLRGWALTARDLFDWVMLQNEGPVEAVPEQELAVLLAAKLDGIDEALDHLGKRPTQSHAWANIRSPFQPEFDWAIRWARDKVAAWKTIAQAPHSSIHRLRQASKPRPPR